In the genome of Microscilla marina ATCC 23134, the window CTCTTCTGTGGCCAGTTTTCTACTGTAGCAATTACGTGATGCCCTTTTTTGGCAAGTCCAAACGCTACACCTTTGCCAAAGCCTGAGCCTGCTCCTGTAATTAAAATTGTTTTGTTCATAACATTAAATAATTTGGTGTCCTTTATGAATGATGGCTTCTTCTTCCAACAGATTTTGTAATTTGGTGAAGGCATGTTTCAAGTGAGGGGTACTCCAGTGTTTAGTCTCCTCCTCTTCATTTTCCCACCTTTCAAAAGATAGAATAGTATTAGAGTTTTGGGCATCTTTGATGAAAAAATAGTCATGTGCCCCAGCTT includes:
- a CDS encoding putative quinol monooxygenase; its protein translation is MSQPFFTIAKLTAKEGKLAELEQVLNKLAEATRQEAGAHDYFFIKDAQNSNTILSFERWENEEEETKHWSTPHLKHAFTKLQNLLEEEAIIHKGHQII